GATGCATGCAGAACTCAGATTAACTGATATATGTTACGCAAATAAAATAGAAGCGATTATATGTAATGGCATTTTCTTTGACATTTTTATACTACTTTGTTGTGTATCAAAAGGCATGGAGTAAGGCAAATGAGAACAGGATGGGCAGATGGACCAGAATTTGTCACTCAGTGTCCGATTAGACCAGGAAAGAGTTACACTTACCAGTTTACAATTCAAGGACAGGAAGGAACTCTTTGGTGGCACGCTCACAGCTCGTGGCTCAGGGCTACGGTTTATGGAGCTCTAATAATCCATCCAAAAGAAGGAGAATCCTATCCATTTGTTAAGCCCAAAAGAGAAACACCAATTATGCTTGGTACTACTTCTACCTTCTCTTCAATACCAAAAGCTTTGATCATTTCTGAAAACAAATAGTACTAGTTATGCATTTTCTCATATATTCTGTTTTTTAGAAATTTCGTTGAAATGATAGTTTGACGATGATGATTAGGTGAGTGGTGGGATACAAACCCTATTGACGTTGTAAGACGAGCAACAAGAACAGGAGCAGCTCCAAATGTATCTGATGCATACACCATCAATGGTCAACCAGGTGATCTCTACAAGTGTTCAAGTAAAGGTTAGTTCTAATCtcaaaatatttgaagtaccAAGAATGAAACCATCTAATACTcttaaaatatcaaattatagaAGAAAGTCTACACATAGTATAAAGCCTAATTTCCACCAAACCATGTTACACTAGTGTTCACTTACATAGAAATCATGTTAATGCAGATACCACCACAGTCCATGTGGACACTGGCGAAACCAACCTCCTCCGAGTTATCAATGCTGCACTCAATCAACAACTTTTCTTTACTGTGGCCAACCACAAGCTTACTGTTGTTGGAGCAGATGCCTCTTATGTTAAGCCCTTCACAACATCAGTCCTTATGCTCGGACCAGGCCAGACAACTGATGTCCTGATCAAAGCCGACCAGCAACCAGCCAAATACTACATGGCAGCACGTGCCTACGCAAGTGCTCAAGGCGCCCCTTTTGATAATACCACTACCACTGCCATCCTTGAGTACAAGACATCTTCTTGTTCTTTGAATTGTGTCAAGACAAATCCAGTTTCCCCATCTTTACCAGCATATAATGACACGGCCACTGCAACAGCCTTCACAACCAAATTCAGAAGCCCAAGAAAGGTCGAGGTGCCCACTGATATCGACGAAAATCTGTTCTTCACTGTTGGGCTAGGACTCAACAACTGCCCAAGAGGCGCTCGCTCCAGAAACTGTCAAGGTCCAAATGGAACTAGATTCACTGCCAGTATGAACAACGTATCATTTGTTCTACCATCCAACTTTTCACTGCTACAAGCACATCACCAAGGCATACCTGGTGTATTCTCAACTGATTTTCCAGCAAAACCACCTGTAAAATTTGATTATACAGGCAATGTAAGCCGGTCACTATGGCAACCTATTCGAGGAACAAAGCTGTACAAGCTGAAATATGGGGCAAGAGTGCAAGTTGTGTTACAGGGGACAAGTATATTCACAGCTGAAAACCACCCAATTCATCTTCACGGATATGATTTTTACATCATTGCAGAGGGTTTCGGTAACTTTAATCCAAAAAGAGATGCAGCTAAATTCAACCTTGTTGATCCACCTCTCAGGAACACGGCCAGTGTACCCGTCAAAGGATGGGCAGTTATCAGATTCGTTGCTGACAATCCAGGTAACGGAAATCGATAGTGAAACAAGTACTTATATCTCTAACTATCTCCAGCGCTTTTCTATAGCATGTCACATTTCAATGCTACAAATTAACTTACAATATTAACTTAAAACAGGAGTGTGGCTAATGCACTGTCACTTGGATGTTCACATTGGCTGGGGTTTGGGCATGGCGTTCATCGTCGAAAACGGAGTTAGTGAATTGGAATCATTGGAGGCTCCTCCAGTAGATCTTCCTGTCTGTTGACAACTGCAACAAGAACAACATTATACAACAGTCAAGCCCTAGAGAAACCAATTTAATTGTTTTAGCCATTCTAAATGATCTTCCCTACAATGGGGCTAGTTCTTTTTTGCTGTACTATAATCCTTCCCCCACCCCCATATATACTtgaatttcctctttgattttttGATAGATGGCTGGATTAAGATAGTGGCAATACTCCTAAATCAATTCAGCATCAAGCTCAGAATATCCCCAGATTACGACAGTTGTATTTTGTAATTCTAGTGAAATTAATAGAGAAGAATTTAATGGAATTTTTTAGTAAACTTGATTATCCCTCCACAAATCAGTACAACAATTACAAACTGCCTGTCTCAAGAAATCAGTACTGCTATGCAAGGCAGTTTCTACAATGCTACAAATTAACTTGTGCACCAGGCAGTTTCTATAGTAAACTTGATTATCCCTCCACAAATCAGTACTGCTATGCAAGTGCAATGTGAAAGGGCAGCCGGTGCACAAGGCATTCGCGTTCACGCAGGGTGCGGGAAAGGGTCGCACCTCAAGGGTATTGATGTAGACATACTACCCTAGGGTAATGCAAACACTAGTGGCTGCTTCTACGGCTCTAACACTACTTTACAGTTGCTCCAAGTCTCCCTTTCAAGTACTATGCAAGTGCAATGTAAAAGGATAGCCGCGTGATCTAGACAGCTTACCCTAATACAAACATTAGTGACTGCTTTCACGGCTCGAACACGAAAAGGTCACGCTGCAAATAACTTTACGATTGCACTAAGGCTCCCCTTCAAGTGCAATGTAAGACAAGAAAATGTAGAAACAACTGCAACCTTTACTTAGTATAATTTGGTCCAAGACAAATCTTTTGAGAAACCAAAGAATATAACGATAAAGTAAGCAGTAATCAAACAAAGCAAATCCGTGGTTTATTAGAAATCACATTGAGTACTAAATACAGCCTGTGAAGTAAACTGGCTGGATGATGAAAAATCTAGGCAAGAGCTAATAAACAGTTACCTTAGGTGAAGAAACAATATTCTATAATGACATTCTTAGCTAAAGGCATAAATTTGACTTTAGCAATCCGACCCGCTTGACCTTTGCAGCTTGTTTTGTCACTTTACGTATAATGTCTATTTTGATAACGATGAAAAGACCCCTGCCTTTTTAAATAATTGTGTCTTTCACATTTTACTTTTTTTCTTATAATGTTATAAGTTTATTTTTCAAATTGTTAGTGTGTGATATTATGAAATGTGATAAAAAATAACATCATCTATCCAAATAttctatttattaaaatataatataatataatacgaACATTAAGAAACGATATGTAACAACTATCCAAACAAGCGGATAGAACTCACCAGACACTCTTACAGAATACAAATATTATCCTTTtccttttaaaaatatttaacttttaagtcaaatacataaaaagatATTTTAGTTGATACCAATTATTGACCTTTAATACTTCCAAGGGGTTGCTTAGTTTCACGCTGGGATATTCAGGAATTAATAATCCTagaattaaaatttgaaattgtTATCCATACCTTATATGGGATAAgttaatattaaaattttaatataaaaattataGCGATATTAACTAATGTAATCCTAAATTGTATCCCAGAATTTAATATGAAGAATTAACTAAAATAGCCGCTTATCCAAGAGTTTAAACTTAAAATATGATAAAACAATATGCATATAATCATATATAATAATTAttgttataaaatatagctcaaagtaacaatatataacaagaaaaaacaaactaagagatatagagagaaggaagagattttcttcatcaattgtgtgtatttttctatctattacaagacttttatataggcatgaaaagtgaagaaaaatatgttattgaatatgtcattaagcatttgagataaagatcatggaggaagagtagccaccataatttgatttttcttataaggaaaataaataatgtgtctcattaaatCCTTATTAGGAAAAACCCTCTAAAacaattctagtgaaggaaaaagagtacacatgtttataaATACACCTTTTGGTTGACTCGTTAAAAACCTTcaagaaaaacccagtgggacgaaatcttgtaagggaaaaagagtataacgcgtattaactccccctgatgagagcatcaattcacatccttgagccatcgcatcccaatcttgtatactagtttcttgaaggttgatgtCTGTAGATATTTGGTGAACAaacgaatctgttgcacattgatatcaccattcttttaaagatcgtgtgtgaaaaataactttggtaaaatgtgctttgtcctatctccttttatgaatactccccttcaattgggctatgcatgccgcattgtcttcatacaaaattgtgggtagtttgtcacacttca
This sequence is a window from Nicotiana tomentosiformis chromosome 5, ASM39032v3, whole genome shotgun sequence. Protein-coding genes within it:
- the LOC104090859 gene encoding laccase-12-like, whose product is MEAFKSIANPLSSFFFICILLLSANAASAKTHYHDFVIQATPVKRLCKTHNTITVNGQFPGPTLEVNNGDTLVVNVVNKARYNVTIHWHGVRQMRTGWADGPEFVTQCPIRPGKSYTYQFTIQGQEGTLWWHAHSSWLRATVYGALIIHPKEGESYPFVKPKRETPIMLGEWWDTNPIDVVRRATRTGAAPNVSDAYTINGQPGDLYKCSSKDTTTVHVDTGETNLLRVINAALNQQLFFTVANHKLTVVGADASYVKPFTTSVLMLGPGQTTDVLIKADQQPAKYYMAARAYASAQGAPFDNTTTTAILEYKTSSCSLNCVKTNPVSPSLPAYNDTATATAFTTKFRSPRKVEVPTDIDENLFFTVGLGLNNCPRGARSRNCQGPNGTRFTASMNNVSFVLPSNFSLLQAHHQGIPGVFSTDFPAKPPVKFDYTGNVSRSLWQPIRGTKLYKLKYGARVQVVLQGTSIFTAENHPIHLHGYDFYIIAEGFGNFNPKRDAAKFNLVDPPLRNTASVPVKGWAVIRFVADNPGVWLMHCHLDVHIGWGLGMAFIVENGVSELESLEAPPVDLPVC